agttaataaataaaatacaatatgttatattggTGTGTAATAATTTCGACCTCAGTGTTTCTGGttatcacattatattattattaaatcacaaCGAGTTCGAAaggtttaaagttttaagtgATTTTAAGTCGTATCTTTAATtggtttaagtaatattttttacatccaAAGTATTctgattataatttgtactgATTGTTTCTGTTCCGATTTCCACAGTTGTATGACTTCGAGGTAACGACTGATCTCCATTGCTCGACGgctacatataaaaaaaaaaaaaacaatttaaattaatatccattttacaattgaataaaattttcgttttaaaatgcattatattgtTACGTTTTGGTTATTGTCGACTGAGGTTGATAATATTTCGTCCGAGTAAAATTGAAAGACGACGTATAGTTCATAGCTTTTTATtactaagtaaataaataaaagttattaactcATTGTTaatgtagttatattataaaggtcCTTGATCGATtagtatgaaaattattttgtaagtatACTTACAGATTCCAATTAATCCTGCGAGAAATATTCCAAAATTTCCAACTCTCAACGAAGCGAAAATTACAAACGCTATTGATGTGAGAAAATAGAGACTATTTAATATCATCCAAAAATTCAGGTACATCAAATTAtgctaaaaatgtaaatttatattaatggcatctatacctattacctacatataatattttatcacataaattgaaagaaaaatacaaaatatatcaaatcatACATTCGTACCGACCTAACCTGTGGATTGCCGTGTAATGCAaatattaacgtatattataagtacctacgtcCTACCTGGctacataatagtatagtacctacattattggagtttaattttaagatgttttacaaatataaagatACTATGATTaatccataatattttaacacttatttatttaaatcataatactattcaggttatttaataaatccttactagttacttaatattataatttcacattaatttatttaaatcgtgcacaacaatttgtaattacatattttgataaaactgTCAGTGTCGTTGTAACTACTGTCAACAGATTcggattaaattataatataatatgtgttttgtAATATGCTTGTATAGTATGAttgatttaaagttttttgtttttttaacatgaaacgtttgatataataataaaatgatgaaatacttatatatgatattataataatatttattatcacagAATGAAATAATAGATtcgtgaatataatttaagtgctAAGTACCTATCGATCAATATTGAAACAAATCAATTAAACATTATCACGTTAtcgaatataatttacttgttCATAAAACTAGAAATTAGAATCATAGTATACTAGTAGACTAGtagatgttattataaattcgaaGACACTGTGAGTGCGtagatataaatcatattatggtAATCGGTATGTGAtaccaaattttatttttattctgtccgtggtattatatttatcgatGACATTTTTAGTGCTATGAagttattctaaaaatcattaaaatcaagttaaagagttttattttattttaaaaaactcgtaaatcaaatgaaaaaaaaaacatcaatattattataatatagatcagAGTTTCGCTCTCTCtatacgaaatataaaaatatgtatcttcAAAATGagcttatgataataatatttctctaTGATTActttcgatataataatattataattatatactaattattaagaatGGTTTCTTGTTATATTAACTGCTCTTATCGATTAATATACTTAGTTTTAAACGACCCAAATTTGATTTTCGATTCACTCTTGACCAAAAATCAACAACtcataaagtttaaattgtgtgaacaaaaaaccaattataaaaaattctagATTGAAACGTTTAGGCTAAAATTTCCAGTTGCAAAAGCTAATAGTGGCAACTAGTGACTTGCAAATATTTGCTATAATCATTAGCTTTTCGAAATTTCAGATTTAAATATCATGCCAATTGCACAGCTTTAAAATTTAGCAGCCCTTCATAGCGGTTACGCGAATGACTTGCAAATTAAAATCTGTCGTTTGGTACcattttcaaaagttttaaaagGCCACCTGGGTCAATtgcaaattctaaaaatgcGCTTGCAAATTCTTGCTAATCTTTAGCTTTCGTTTGATgccaattacaaatttctaggTCAAAACGGGTGGATCAACTTCACAAgttcaaaagttaataacgaCCGCCCAGAGGACTTGCAAATTGCAAAAAGGGGCGTTTAAAATGACTTGCTATTCATTAACTTTCGCTTGACACCGATTTTGAAGTTCTGGATCAAAATGGGTGAGTTACGTGAAGTTGGcccaacttttaaatttttggttttatggTGAAAGTTTTGActtgaaaattctaaaaacagaCTTGAAAATACttgcaaataattattgtagtttgaaaa
This sequence is a window from Rhopalosiphum maidis isolate BTI-1 chromosome 1, ASM367621v3, whole genome shotgun sequence. Protein-coding genes within it:
- the LOC113549813 gene encoding uncharacterized protein LOC113549813 → MAETPCFFGLTTVRVGARIVAYLQFWSELFFAVLLILKYFNEWSGTAESTTDANNSSSENETSSPLKYYNELDFDRSIFSKLLDAILVMYASYYLKIATYSHNLMYLNFWMILNSLYFLTSIAFVIFASLRVGNFGIFLAGLIGILIKSYELYVVFQFYSDEILSTSVDNNQNPSSNGDQSLPRSHTTVEIGTETISTNYNQNTLDVKNIT